In Campylobacteraceae bacterium, a single genomic region encodes these proteins:
- a CDS encoding aldehyde dehydrogenase family protein, with product MSTFKTISPIDGTVYVEENLHSIKDIDTVLEKAGLAQKLWQDVSLETKKECIQKFIDILVSQEDEIAEELTYQMGRPISHTPFEIKGFKQRADYLMKIAQENLKSHYPESIEGFDRYIEKLPLGRVCILSPWNYPFLTSVNVLIPALLAGNAVILKHSAQTPLVAKRYKNAFDEAGLPKDLFSILYLDHKNTALMLADERVDAVFFTGSVKGGLAVQEAIKDKFVPCGLELGGKDPAYVRKDADVSNAVENLVDGAFFNSGQSCCGIERIYVHEDVYDAFVKQFVEITKTYKLGNPLDKETNLGPMVKTSASNYVREQIKDALSKGAKSLVSESLFENSKEGTPYLSPHVLVDVNHTMSVMKEESFGPVIGIMKVTNDEEAIDLMNDSDFGLTASIWSSNVQESKELSKKIETGTVFLNRCDYLDPALAWTGVKNTGRGVSLSAYVYDSVTRLKSIHFKL from the coding sequence ATGAGCACATTTAAAACAATTAGCCCTATTGATGGCACAGTATATGTAGAAGAAAACTTGCACAGTATAAAGGATATTGATACTGTTTTAGAAAAAGCTGGTTTAGCACAAAAATTATGGCAAGACGTATCTTTAGAAACAAAAAAAGAATGTATACAAAAGTTTATTGATATTTTAGTTTCGCAAGAAGATGAAATAGCAGAAGAATTGACTTATCAAATGGGAAGACCAATATCACACACACCTTTTGAGATAAAAGGCTTTAAACAAAGAGCTGATTATTTAATGAAAATTGCCCAAGAAAATCTGAAAAGTCATTATCCAGAGAGTATTGAAGGTTTTGATCGTTACATAGAAAAATTGCCCTTAGGAAGAGTGTGTATTTTAAGTCCTTGGAATTATCCTTTTTTAACGTCTGTTAATGTATTAATTCCTGCTTTATTAGCTGGAAATGCTGTGATATTAAAACACTCAGCACAAACACCCCTAGTAGCAAAAAGGTATAAAAATGCTTTTGATGAAGCAGGTTTACCAAAAGATTTATTCTCAATTTTATATTTAGATCATAAAAATACTGCTTTGATGTTAGCAGATGAAAGAGTAGATGCTGTATTTTTTACAGGCTCAGTTAAGGGAGGACTTGCTGTTCAAGAAGCTATAAAAGATAAGTTTGTTCCTTGTGGGCTGGAATTAGGTGGTAAAGATCCAGCTTATGTAAGAAAAGATGCGGATGTATCAAATGCCGTTGAGAATTTAGTCGATGGTGCTTTTTTTAACTCAGGACAATCGTGTTGTGGAATTGAGAGAATTTATGTACATGAAGATGTATATGATGCTTTTGTTAAACAATTTGTAGAAATTACAAAAACCTATAAATTAGGGAACCCTTTAGATAAAGAAACTAATTTAGGCCCAATGGTTAAAACAAGTGCGAGTAATTATGTAAGAGAACAAATAAAAGATGCCTTAAGTAAGGGTGCTAAATCTTTAGTTAGTGAGAGTTTATTTGAAAACTCTAAAGAAGGAACACCTTATTTATCTCCTCATGTATTGGTTGATGTAAATCATACTATGAGTGTAATGAAAGAAGAAAGTTTTGGTCCTGTTATTGGCATTATGAAAGTAACAAATGATGAAGAAGCAATTGATTTAATGAATGACAGTGATTTTGGACTTACTGCATCTATTTGGTCTTCAAATGTACAAGAGTCAAAAGAATTATCAAAGAAAATAGAAACGGGCACTGTTTTTCTAAACAGATGTGATTATTTAGATCCTGCTTTGGCGTGGACTGGTGTTAAAAATACAGGACGAGGTGTTTCCTTGTCTGCTTATGTATATGACTCAGTAACCAGATTAAAATCTATTCATTTTAAACTATAA
- a CDS encoding glutamine synthetase, with product MSENRILKAGDIKTSEDALSLIKQRNIKRIKVAATDIDGILRGKYISIVKFTSILESGLGFCDVIFGWDCHDELYAKDSVTGWSTAFPDALGTIDLSSCRELPLEENSLFFLLDFEGKEIHAKVCPRTILKNVIKQGKEMGISFDASTEFEFFMFKETPASVREKNYKNLEHFTPGMFGYSVLRNSVESEFYHDLMNLCLDMDMEIEGLHTETGPGVLEAALVYDELLKTADKAILFKTFTKVLAQQQGYMATFMAKWSGDYPGQSGHLHISAKDENGKSIFYDENKEDTISDEMRWFIGGQQKLMPELLAMIAPTCNSYTRLIPGFWAPTQATWGVDNRTCALRAITGSPKAQRVEYRVAAADINPYIALAAAVGSGLWGIKNKIEPTSSIAGNAYDVDMGREYSFPKTLDQAADRLKNSKIAREIFGDVFVDHYSYTREHEASEQLKAITDWQLNRYFEII from the coding sequence ATGAGTGAGAATAGAATATTAAAAGCAGGTGATATTAAAACAAGTGAAGATGCATTATCTTTAATAAAACAACGTAATATAAAGCGTATTAAAGTAGCGGCTACGGATATTGATGGAATTTTAAGAGGGAAGTATATTTCTATCGTTAAATTTACTTCTATACTTGAAAGTGGTTTGGGTTTTTGTGATGTGATTTTTGGTTGGGATTGTCATGATGAATTGTACGCCAAAGATTCAGTTACTGGTTGGAGTACTGCTTTTCCTGATGCGCTTGGTACAATTGATTTAAGCTCATGTAGAGAACTTCCTTTAGAAGAAAACTCTTTGTTTTTTCTTTTAGATTTTGAAGGTAAAGAAATACATGCAAAAGTATGTCCAAGAACTATACTTAAAAATGTAATTAAACAAGGAAAAGAAATGGGTATTTCTTTTGATGCTTCTACAGAGTTCGAATTTTTTATGTTTAAAGAAACTCCTGCAAGTGTAAGAGAAAAAAACTATAAAAACTTAGAACATTTTACTCCTGGTATGTTTGGATATTCTGTTTTACGAAATTCAGTTGAAAGTGAGTTTTATCATGATCTTATGAATTTATGTTTGGATATGGATATGGAGATTGAAGGTTTACATACAGAAACGGGTCCTGGGGTATTAGAAGCTGCTTTAGTTTATGATGAATTATTAAAAACAGCCGATAAAGCAATACTGTTTAAAACATTCACAAAAGTTTTAGCGCAACAACAAGGATATATGGCTACTTTTATGGCGAAATGGTCAGGAGATTATCCAGGACAATCAGGACATCTTCATATTTCTGCTAAAGATGAAAATGGAAAATCTATTTTTTACGATGAAAATAAAGAAGATACTATTTCTGATGAAATGAGATGGTTCATAGGTGGGCAGCAAAAACTTATGCCAGAATTATTAGCAATGATAGCTCCTACTTGTAATTCATATACTCGTTTGATTCCAGGGTTTTGGGCACCTACTCAAGCTACGTGGGGAGTAGATAATAGAACATGTGCCCTACGAGCAATAACAGGAAGTCCAAAAGCACAAAGAGTTGAATACAGAGTAGCTGCTGCTGATATTAATCCTTATATTGCGCTTGCAGCTGCTGTAGGAAGTGGTTTATGGGGAATAAAAAATAAAATTGAACCTACTTCTTCTATTGCTGGAAATGCTTATGATGTTGATATGGGGAGAGAGTACTCTTTTCCAAAAACATTGGATCAAGCTGCAGATCGTTTAAAGAATTCAAAAATTGCCAGAGAAATTTTTGGAGATGTTTTTGTTGATCATTATTCTTATACCAGAGAACATGAAGCGTCTGAACAATTAAAAGCAATTACTGATTGGCAATTAAACAGATATTTTGAAATTATTTAA
- a CDS encoding response regulator: protein MKILIVDDLSKNIQFVANILSSYDLSFARSGEKALELIKKEKFDLILLDVIMGGISGYETCIELRKVDGYSNIPVIFLSGNTDLENINKGLKAGGQAYISKPFTSYELIKQVNNILTVK from the coding sequence ATGAAAATTTTAATAGTTGATGATTTAAGTAAGAATATTCAGTTTGTTGCTAATATCCTTTCCTCTTATGATTTGTCTTTTGCAAGATCAGGAGAAAAAGCCTTAGAATTAATAAAAAAAGAAAAATTTGATTTAATTTTACTTGATGTAATTATGGGTGGAATCTCTGGTTATGAAACCTGCATAGAATTAAGAAAAGTGGACGGTTATTCAAATATTCCTGTGATATTTTTGAGTGGAAATACTGATTTAGAAAACATAAATAAAGGTTTGAAAGCAGGGGGACAAGCCTATATTTCAAAACCCTTTACTAGTTATGAATTAATAAAGCAAGTGAATAATATTCTTACTGTTAAATAA